One genomic segment of Scylla paramamosain isolate STU-SP2022 chromosome 9, ASM3559412v1, whole genome shotgun sequence includes these proteins:
- the LOC135103734 gene encoding suppressor of fused homolog isoform X4, protein MYANPGNPKLNIPPHWHYVSFGCSDLHGDGRVHEQTGPEGPSGFGFELTMRLKREEGEKSPPTWPAAIMQALAKYVFQSESILCVGDHVSWHCPLDNSESRVQHMLMAEDPQLGSVNTPNGSVQFVQIVGVTTEELRAAQHWNGVGVLDIMKRMPSAGGLWLVTDMRRGESIYELEPSVAEEVENGIESEGSNLSGVSSRIVWAETEMGGTLAPLSAHSPKTQTELESESMPRITHVESEQIKTTLQKGLLQGGKSCSTQGKEASEANVEGNVATSDSAELFVTRRLESLHLTINLESGALLPLALRGRLKHGRHFTFKSVVDVSAVTLVSPAVAGAFVDATCPYAVRGPWLQVFIPDDFLPTLVEDLADLADPDEVSLPTTFRWPNRKLTITIVAEET, encoded by the exons ATGTATGCAAATCCAGGAAATCCTAAACTAAACATCCCTCCTCACTGGCACTATGTCAG CTTTGGCTGCTCTGACTTGCATGGTGATGGCAGAGTGCATGAGCAGACAGGGCCTGAGGGTCCCAGTGGGTTTGGATTTGAGCTGACAATGCGGctcaagagagaggaaggagagaagagtccCCCAACATGGCCTGCTGCCATCATGCAGGCCCTCGCCAAATATGTCTTTCAATCAG AATCTATCTTGTGTGTGGGTGATCATGTGTCCTGGCACTGCCCACTTGACAACAGTGAGTCCCGGGTGCAACACATGCTGATGGCTGAGGATCCACAGTTGGGATCTGTCAACACTCCTAATGGCAGTGTGCAGTTTGTTCAGATTGTGGGGGTCACCACAGAGGAGCTGCGAGCTGCTCAACACTGGAATGGTGTGGGTGTGCTGGACATCATGAAGAGGATGCCCAG TGCAGGTGGTTTATGGCTGGTGACAGACATGCGTCGAGGGGAAAGCATCTATGAACTGGAGCCATCCGTTGCTGAGGAAGTTGAAAACGGAATTGAGAGTGAAGGATCAAATCTCTCAGGAGTGTCTTCAAGGATAGTCTGGGCAGAGACAGAGATGGGTGGCACTCTG GCACCTTTGTCTGCACATTCTCCTAAGACTCAGACAGAGCTGGAGAGTGAGTCTATGCCACGCATTACTCATGTGGAGAGTGAGCAGATTAAGACAACACTACAGAAAGGCCTCTTGCAGGGAGGCAAGAGTTGCAGCACACAGGGCAAGGAAGCCAG TGAAGCAAATGTGGAGGGTAATGTGGCAACCTCCGATTCTGCTGAACTCTTTGTGACAAGGCGGCTAGAATCCTTGCACCTCACCATCAATCTGGAGTCAGGTGCCCTGCTCCCTCTTGCACTCAG AGGACGTCTGAAACATGGCCGCCATTTCACCTTCAAGTCTGTGGTGGATGTTAGTGCTGTAACACTGGTATCCCCTGCTGTGGCTGGTGCCTTTGTGGATGCAACTTGTCCCTATGCTGTCCGAGGGCCATGGTTGCAAGTCTTTATACCTGATGACTTCTTACCCACATTGGTTGAAGACCTGGCAGACCTGGCAGACCCTGATGAG GTTTCTCTGCCAACCACCTTCAGGTGGCCCAACAGGAAGCTTACCATCACAATTGTTGCAGAAGAAACATag